One genomic segment of Helianthus annuus cultivar XRQ/B chromosome 14, HanXRQr2.0-SUNRISE, whole genome shotgun sequence includes these proteins:
- the LOC110908338 gene encoding uncharacterized protein LOC110908338, which produces MEEPQEVHTDENRALQEKKPKRIVKTRAQIAALENFYNEHKYPNEAMKAELAESIGLTEKQVSGWFCHRRLKDKKLPNDEVGLHGKQDRSSGVIQDRGSGLRQDSCGSTKQGDNKHYDLKEVESKRFTTERLPVEVPFDHGSQHNNIMNMEDDDHDGDDDDDDTSSGSSSPLKDNFHHQNVDRLGTLASKYPTLDDLKSVKVRAGPSGYLKVKGQVENAAITAVKRQLGRNYKEDGPPLGIEFDPLPPGAFENPVKLPVNQPYYVGDRTALHPLEGSKTFQLPNGSKMHERYNPKSYDPMDLDESAGLEIRHASKLYEKSQYKSAPPISRHSRHSLSDRSLQMAVLNDDSAGETSVHDRQFQPRIKHGPGVTRRPDSLSNHHLTGYAKNFDGKKAESYIRNAPPKVNYRDRVEPLTSDFSFKRGEVLQLEDGGLSRKAPKDVEFNRERRGIDEYSKLVSPKIRPGNEMRVTKRSRGEFMHPRKEVLVDFPPIINKTKRSTAQMTSSFSDDETAETTSSGD; this is translated from the exons ATGGAAG AACCTCAAGAAGTTCATACAGATGAGAATAGAGCTCTTCAAGAGAAGAAACCGAAGAGAATTGTCAAGACACGAGCTCAAATTGCAGCCCTAGAGAACTTCTATAACG aaCATAAATATCCCAACGAGGCAATGAAAGCAGAACTTGCAGAGTCAATAGGATTGACGGAAAAACAAGTTTCTGGGTGGTTTTGTCACAGGAGATTAAAGGACAAAAAACTACCAAATGATGAAGTGGGCCTGCACGGAAAACAAGATCGGTCAAGTGGTGTCATACAGGATCGTGGCAGTGGACTCAGACAAGATTCATGCGGCAGCACTAAACAAGGGGATAACAAACATTATGATTTAAAAGAAGTTGAAAGTAAAAGATTTACAACTGAACGCCTACCGGTAGAAGTTCCGTTTGACCATGGAAGTCAACATAACAATATCATGAACATggaggatgatgatcatgatggtGACGACGATGATGATGACACATCTTCGGGAAGTAGCTCACCGTTAAAGGATAATTTCCATCATCAAAATGTGGACCGATTAGGTACATTAGCATCAAAATATCCAACTCTCGACGATTTAAAAAGTGTAAAGGTCAGGGCCGGCCCATCAGGATATTTAAAGGTGAAAGGTCAGGTAGAGAATGCGGCAATCACAGCTGTCAAAAGGCAATTGGGAAGGAATTATAAAGAGGATGGCCCACCACTTGGTATTGAGTTTGACCCACTTCCTCCTGGTGCATTTGAGAACCCGGTCAAACTTCCAGTCAACC AACCCTACTATGTCGGAGACCGCACTGCACTTCATCCACTGGAGGGATCTAAAACTTTCCAACTTCCTAATGGAAGCAAG ATGCACGAAAGATACAATCCAAAGAGCTATGATCCCATGGATTTAGATGAATCAGCAGGTTTAGAGATAAGACATGCATCCAAGTTATACGAAAAAAGTCAATACAAGTCAGCACCTCCTATTTCTAGGCATAGTAGACATTCTCTATCTGATCGGAGTTTGCAGATGGCGGTATTAAACGATGATTCTGCTGGAGAAACGTCTGTCCATGACCGCCAATTTCAGCCGAGAATAAAACATGGTCCAGGAGTAACTCGGCGACCAGATTCTTTATCTAATCATCATCTAACTGGCTACGCAAAAAATTTCGATGGTAAGAAAGCAGAGAGTTACATACGTAACGCCCCTCCAAAGGTTAATTATAGAGACCGTGTTGAACCTTTGACTTCGGATTTCTCGTTCAAGCGTGGTGAAGTTCTTCAACTTGAGGACGGAGGGCTGTCCAGAAAGGCACCTAAG GATGTCGAATTTAATAGAGAAAGAAGAGGAATCGATGAATACTCCAAACTGGTTTCTCCAAAAATTCGTCCCGGAAATGAAATGAGG GTTACTAAGAGAAGTAGGGGCGAGTTCATGCATCCGAGGAAAGAGGTGTTGGTTGACTTTCCTCCTATAATCAACAAGACTAAAAG GTCAACTGCGCAGATGACCTCTAGTTTTAGTGATGATGAAACTGCGGAAACTACTTCTTCAGGTGATTGA